The genomic stretch CCTGGTGTTGCTCAAGGACGATCCCAACGTCTATGTCTCTCCTCCCATAACCAGAGTAGAAAAAAGAAAGATGCTGTGGAACCGCTCCGGCAAGGCTCTTCCTGCCCTCATAATGCCGGTGATAGTTTTAGGAGGAATATACGGAGGGATAATGACTCCGACAGAGGCCGCGGCGGTTGCGGTACTGTACTCCGTTCCCGTGGGATTCCTTATCTACAAGGGACTCAACAAGGAGAACTTCCTGGAGGTAGTCATAGAGACCGCCACCACCACCGGGGTCGTCATGCTCATGATGTTCTGCATAATGATGCTGAGCCGTATCTACGTCCAGGAGAGACTGCCCTCCATGATAATAGACCTCCTGACGTCCATCTCGAGCAATAAATACGTCATAATGCTGATGATAAACCTATTTATGATAATAATAGGCATGATAATGGACGACGTCAGTGCCATGCTGCTGTGTACCCCCATACTGCTACCGGTGGTCACCAAGCTCGGCATAAGTCCCATCCACTTCGCCGCAATAATAGGGGTCAACCTGGGGCTTGGGAACGTAACCCCTCCCACCGCACCCACCCTTTATTTCGGAGGTAGAATAGCCAACACCCCGGTATCTCAGATGCTCCGGCCGGCGATGATATTCATCTTGTTTGCCTGGCTTCCAACCCTGGTGGCGGTGACCTACATTCCCGAACTATCGCTTTGGTTG from Dethiosulfovibrio faecalis encodes the following:
- a CDS encoding TRAP transporter large permease: MAISIALILIIVTLLLGLPVPFCFMLSTLFMVVSHSYDPSFLLPYSFSQMSSLVLLAIPLFIMVGGLMDRGGIGSSLVKLVEVFVGRIKGGLGVVAVVSCAVFGSISGSCAATLSCIGSIMFPRLRENGYPMGHSAALVSCAAPLGLLIPPSSQMILYAWVGQQSVLACFLATVGPGLLLMVLLSIINLVLLKDDPNVYVSPPITRVEKRKMLWNRSGKALPALIMPVIVLGGIYGGIMTPTEAAAVAVLYSVPVGFLIYKGLNKENFLEVVIETATTTGVVMLMMFCIMMLSRIYVQERLPSMIIDLLTSISSNKYVIMLMINLFMIIIGMIMDDVSAMLLCTPILLPVVTKLGISPIHFAAIIGVNLGLGNVTPPTAPTLYFGGRIANTPVSQMLRPAMIFILFAWLPTLVAVTYIPELSLWLPRLVLGGRF